The window AAAGTTGCGGTTAAATTGTTTTTAAACCTTGTATCTACACCAATCAAAGGCGAAAAGTATTCGGATACAGTTACCTGAGCAAATTGAAACTGAGGCAAGAAATTGTTATTTGCATCTCTATTAATTGAAGAACCATTACTTTCCTCATACCTTAATAAAGAGTTAAAGCCATTAATATTATAAGCTGATCGGTAACCATGCCTTAAACTTATCGATGAAAGTTTATCGGCAATAAAAGGTATTTTAGTTAAACCATCGTAAGTAAGTGTCCAATTGGGCAGGGGAATTTTAGGGAACGAGTTCATTTTTGTTTTCCCAGGATCATGACCAGTATAAGCCGCCATAAATGCCGAAATAAGTACATCCTGACTTTCCTTACCATAACCATCAGCATAATTGCCAACCACACCAGAAGAATTTCGATTTTGAGCACCCAACCTTCGTGATATTATTATCCTATTGGCCATAAACTGATTAAACAATACCGAAATCGTACTCGAATTACTTTCCTTAAATGCAGTTCCTAGAGCAATATAAGAAATGCTATAATCTCCGGTTGTTATTGCGCTTAAATTTTCAAATGAGGCAACGCTTGCTACGTATCTAAAATTGGTCGAAAAGTTTCTGGTTTGAGCTTTGCTGGCTCTTAAGGTTACCCTCAAATCTTTAAAAGGCTCTAACTGACCGGTAAATTGTAAATCTTCCCTTAAAGTATTAACATATAATTGTGTTTGCAAAGTATCGGTTGTTAACCAATTATTGCTCAAAGCCATGTCTCTAATGTCACGCTGACTACCAAAAACAAAACCTAAACCAGGTGCACCGGCATCCATACCAAAGTATTTAGTTGTCGGTAGATATCCCGGCAAGAAAACACCTTTAGTTTGCGCATAGTTTATGTTTACATTCTTTAAGCTTGTTAGCAAATTGATGAAAAAACTTTTGAGCATATTTTCATCCTGATCATTTGTTGTATTTCTTATAAAACCAAATTTATTATAGAGGGTGGTTAAATTTAAAGTAGGATTTACCTGAAGGTTTCTACTGTTTTGAATCGTATTCCCTAAATCAATAGTAGGATCATTAAGCGTAGCCAATGGTTCTGTTTCCCAATTAAAATTTGTTCCATAACGGGTTTTTACCGTAATCCAGTTTAATCCCGGAATTTTTTCAATCGGCAGATTATAGGTCACATTAAGGTTATGATTGTAATTGGTTGTTCTACCCAAACGCTTTAAATTCTCCCAAACAGTATCTCTTTTCAAACCTTCAATCTTCCCATCAGGTTCATCAATGATAGAATAATTGGTCGCGTTAAAATCTAGCTGTAATGATTTTGTTAAATTCCATGCAATTCCATAAACCCTGCTAACGTTAAAGTTTTTGTTAAATGTGGTTCCATATCCACCCTTATAAACGCCAATGGTATTATTCGGATCATTATTTCTTAAGGTATTTTCTGAATATAAACGATCTACATCTATTCTAAAATTGATGGAACTTGGTAAAATACTAAAATTAAAATCTCGTAAAAGCGCCAGTGTATTCGATTTTATAATCTTTTCAAAAGGTGCAAATGTTTTGGCTTCTTTTGAATAGTTGTACTGCAACGAGCCTCTGTAAGTATTCTGAAGGCTATTCTGATTTATAAAATCACGATGATTAAATTGCGTATAAGCGTAGCTGGCTGCAAAGTTTTCTATATCCCATAACCTAACCGGTTTTGCATTACTGGTTCGTTCTTTATGAACGTTGGTAAAATTGATACCTCTACGAACTGTATAATCCTGAGCGAAGTTTAAAATAGAATCCTTTTGCTCCTTTGTTGATTGATTAAGCGCATTTTTCAGTTCAATATCAGGTGTGCGTGGATTATATTGTGGCGTAGATACCTGTTTTGAATAATTGATAAACATAGGTATTCTTATACCAGATTTCTGTGGGAGAAATTTACCCAATTCTACAGCAGAAGAGACATCTAATAACACATTATCAGCACGATTTCGTTCACTTACTTTTGAATCTATAGATCCAAAACCAATTGACGATTTACTTCCGGATAAATTTAAATCTGCAAAATCTGCAAGTTTTAAATTCAACCTTGCTGTTGCTGCCCATCCTCCTTTTTCATCAAATTCAGTAAGCCTTAATTCATTAAACCACACTAGAACACTTTTCTCCAGGCCATCGTCTAATTCATCTGATATATTACGGATAGGATTTTTTATTCCAAGCATATAAACCCGAACTTTACTCATGTCAGGCTGCCCTTTTACAATAATGGTTCTGGTTCCATCAGAATAAGTGAATGGAACATTTATTGGCCACGATTGTCCATTGGCTAGTTTAGCAACGTTACGGGCAAGTTTAGCGTTCTGAAAAAGCGTTAAGTCAATGTCCATTCTATTGGCATCTGGCCAAATGGCATCCGGATCACTGGTGTTTGGCGCTGTTATTTTTAAGGGCATCACATATTCGTAATAGTTATCCTGATTATCTGTACCAATTCTTAAAAAAGCAGCAACATCATTATCACTTATTAACTGATTGTTTACGGCTTCTGCATGCACAAACATTTCTAAATGCTTATAAGATCTAAAATCACTATAAGCTGTTTTAAAAGCCGCCCTTCCATAACCATCTCTTAAAGTTTTTACTGTTACCGCTAACGATTGTTCGTTCAATCTTGTATCGCCGCGGTAATTGCTATAATCTCTTTCTCGCAAAATGCCAGGAGGCGTAACGTAAGGTATCGGACTCCTTTTTCCATTTTCCTCTATATTTACAGTTGAAACTTCAATAGAAGAATTATCTGGTGTTAATGCAGGTAAAGATGGATCTACAATTACCTGTGCCGATCCATTAGTGGCATTGTATTCTCGCCATTCGCCACGAATTAACTGCAGTTTAGCAAAACGCATAATTGCCGTATCTGCAAAATTCGTCATAAACATTCTGAAAAAACGTATGGATTTGAAATCCTGAATTCCACCAACTTTTTGCTGATATTGACCAATTGGGATTCTGAACTGATACCAGGAAACGGCCTGTGCATTTCCATTTGCTAACCTTACTTGCGAGATAACTTTATCTGTAATAAAATTTTGCCCAACCACTAAATCAGCTGGTCTAACAGAAACTTTATATTGAAAGTATTCATCGCTCTGCGTCATGTTATTGTCGCGATTAATATCTTCACCATCTGGTAAAGAAGTAGATGCAGAATTTTCCAAACCCAATTCTTCTTGAGATTGTTGAGCCGTTTTAGAATTGCCTTCCGTACCGTTATATTTTTCGTATCGTTTTAAAATTCCTGCATTAATTTGATCCAATTCTGGTCCTCTGAAATAGGTATAATCATCAGATGCTGGATCCGCATCAATTGCCGTGGCAGCCGTAGCATTTAATTGAGATTTAATCAAGTTTATCGCCGAAGCAAATTTTACCCGTTCATTCGCATCAGATAAACCATCTAAACCAACATCTTGCGCTCTTCGAGAGGCCGGATCATTTGCAAAAGCCTGCACAACGGGCTGTAATTTTGGTACTCTTCCCCAATTTGTTTCATCATATTTTGTAGGATCATTGGTATCAGGTAAACCATTTTCTAAAGATTTTCTTCCATCCTTTAGAATGTCTTCTGATATATTTCCTAAATTAAAATACAAATCTCCACCAGTCGAATTTGGTTTATACAGAAAGGGATCCATCACCCAAAACTCTATAAAACCCACATTAAGTGCTTCAAAATCATTTGTTTCTATTCTTCGCTGAAAGCCACCCCAATTATTTTGCGGTTGTAGCAATGAGCCATCAGTTCTAAAACCAGACGTACGAAAATTATAAGGACCACGAACCGTTGGATAATAAGCCACATCAAGTGTGATCAGGTTTAAAGCCTGTCCGGTTGCCGTTTCTTTAAATGGGAAAACCTCCTGCTCAATAATTTCCCTTACATAATGATTAGACAATTCATTTCTGTTGTTCCGGATATTTGATGGTGTAGTGGTTGATGCAGAATTATAAAATGTTGGATCTATGTTGTAAAAAGCAAATCTTGCCCGGTTATAACCATAAGCTAAATTATCAATTAATTGTGATTCATTAAACATTTGTGGCGTTCCCGAAATCTGCCACGATATTGCGCTTTTTAAATCAATAACAGATCTCGATGCTTCAAAATCATCTAAATAACTAACCCCATTTTTACTACCTGCAAAATTTAATGTCTTCGGGTGACCAGGAATTAACTGCGCATATTCTCCATAAAAGGTAACGTTAGATGGCGCTTTGGTTGATAAAAAAGGAAGCTTATCTACAAGTTTTGTTAAAAACCTGGATGGAGAACTATAGTTAATATCCGCTCCCCAAATGGTATTTGATATCGGTTCTTCGCCAATATTAACTTTTTGTGTAAGGGGTTTTTCGGTAAGGTTCATTATTGTTCCACCCAGATTAAGCTTGCTATTTACACGATAATCTAAACGAGTACCAAATAAAGACCGCTGCTGTAATCCGAAAAGTTCGTTGTTTTCTGTAGTAATTCTAATCGGCTGACCAGAAACTAAAAGCGCCTGATTAATGATACTCACCCGCCCTCCCTGATAATCAACCGTGAAATCAATCCCTTCGGTCAAAGGCATGGTACCAGCAAATACTTTTACAGATCCTTCTGGAACATTTATCGCATTTAAACTAAATTCAGAAGAAATTTCTGATTGGTAATTTCCTTTAATAAGGTATCTATTTTTATTCTGAAAAAGCTGTCTGGCGATAATCTGCGTAGAATCGTATAGCGCTGTAAATGTGTATTTATCAATTAAGGCTTGTTCGCTTGGCAGGAATCTGGCGGCTAAATCTTTTCCAAAAGGTTCAATAATTGGGAAAATAATTCTGCCATTAGTTGGGTCTATGGTTACATAGCCAGTATTGGTATTGTTAACCAATGATGAAATATTGGATGCAGAAAGACTTGAATTAACATTAGCTCCTGCGGCAACGTAAGATCCAAATGCACCATTTACAGATACAAAATCAAAAACCCCATCCGGCCTTCGTTCATTTTGCTGATTTAATCGATCAAATTCCGTTAAGGCTATCCATTGCCTGTTCGCCGTATTCTGCCCTTCAGTCATCACCGGACTTTCAACTCCGGTTTCATTATCAATCCTAAAAACATCCAACTTAAAATTAACATTGCTAATTTGATAGCCGCCAATAGAATAAATGTTTTTCATCATTAAATCCCAAGTTGGCAATGCTATTTTCGTTGTTTCATTTTTCAACAATTTCGCATAAAGAACCTTCGGATTATTAGGATCAAAAGAAATATCTGTCGAAAATTCCCCCACCTGATATTCTACTCCATTATAAGTATAGCGGTAGGCAACAGCTAAAACCTCATCGGCATTTAGCGGATTGTTTAAGGAAACATAGCCCAATTGGGGCTGAAAAGTAAATTCACGTTCGGTTAATTTCCTTGCATAGGTAAGTTTTGCAAAATTATCTGTCCCACCATTAGATTGGAAAAACGATATGATATCATTCGAATTGGTTAGTCGCGAACCTGCCGGAAGCCTTGCTAATAAATTATTAGATTGCTGAGGAAATCCCGTTGCAGTTGTTCCTGCTGGTAAACCAGAAGTGCCCGGACTAAATAAAGCGGTGTTAAAGGGCTGATTTTCTCCAAGATCTAAAAAACCGATTACATCTCGTGAATCGGTTGTGCTTCCAGATTTATTCGTTATCCAAACTTCGATTTTTGTAATCTGGATTGGCGAAGTTATAATAGGTGCGTTTGCGAGGTTTTTGTTATAGGTATTTCTAAAATATTGAGATAAAAAATAATGCCTATTTACCTCGTAACTATCTGCGCTAATACTAAAAGTATTTTGCTGAGCGCCATTTGTTATTCTAATTTCTCTTGATTCTGACTTCTGTTGAGTATAAACACTGGTTACATTTAATTTACCAAACTTAAGCTGTGTTTTTAAACCAAAAAGTGCCTGCGTACCTGTAATTAACGAAGTATTTAAAGGCATACTCACATTACCAGCTTCAATTTTCTGGATAATTTCATCCTTTCCGCCAGTATAATCAAGCTTAATTTGATTCTCAAAATCAAACTGCGCTTCTGTATTATAATTTGTTTTGATTTTTAACTTCGTACCAATATTCCCGACAAGATCCATCTGGATTCTTTGGTTAAAATCAAAATTGGTTTGTACCCTTTGTGCTTCGTTAAAAAGCGGATTTTCATTTTTATTTACTCTACCTAAAAAAGTAAGCTCTGCTTCTCCCCTTGGTTGAATATCAATGGTTGTACCTCCAAATAATTTTTCGAAAGATTTACTGTTTACTTGTATTTGAGGAATAATTCCGGTACTTCTGAAATCACTTACTTCAGTATTTGAAATACTACGCCAGTTACCGCGTTTTAGTTCACTGTTAACTAAACGTTGATACTGATCAATTGTTAAATACTGTGTTTGAAGTACATACTTATCTCCAATTAATTCTTTAACAACATATCTTTTATTTACGGCATCGTATTCTACAACTCTTTTTAAATTACTTGGAGCAGGAGAAAATGGATTGGAATTTCCGTTAATACCTAATCGTTGCTTCTCATTTAAACTGAAGTTATTTTTGGACGTAGCCGTATCTGCCTTACCTATAACGACTTGTGAGAAGGAGTTTTGATAAGAAAATATAAAAAATAAAACAAATACAGATAGTAAAGTAGAGGTTTTCTTCAAAGGCTGTTTGGATCTATAAATTCTTTAAAGCTTGTTTAATTAACTGCTCTACTGAAAGCGTGCCTTCAGTTACTTTCAAAATTTGATCAATGGTTTTTTCTGCGGTTTGTTTGGCGAAACCTAGCATCACTAATGCTGATAACGCTTCATCTTTAATAGTATTGTGTTGAGGCATAGAAATTAATGAATCTACCCCTTCTTTTTTTAATTTATCCTGCAACTCTAAAACCAGACGTTGTGCCGTTTTAGCACCTAAACCCTTGATTTTCTGTATTAAAGGTAAATCAGCCTTAACAATAGCAGTTTGAATTTCTATCGGCGTAATAGAAGATAAAATCATCCGGCCGGTGCCCGGGCCAATGCCTGTTACAGAAATTAAATGTAAAAACAAACGGCGTTCGCCTTCTTCGGCGAACCCGTACATGGTATGCGAATCTTCTTTTACATGTACCCAAGTGTACAATTTACACCTTTCAACATCGGCCAAAGCACTATATGTATTTAAAGAAATGTTAATATGATACCCTATACCTCCAGTTTCAACCACCACATAGGCTGGGTTTTTGAAAGTTAATTTACCATCAATATAAGCGTACATATTTTAATTTACTTTTTAATTGCCTTCTCAAATATACCTTTTCGTTTGGATGTAGCGATTTCTTCTTTTGCTTGAACGTCTACAACGGCAATTGTTACCATATTCACGATTTCTCGAACAGAGCTTCCTAATTGAACAATATGTACAGGTTTATTTAAACCTAACAATATTGGCCCAACAGCTTCAGCTCCACCTAATTCCTGTAAAAGTTTGTAAGCAATATTACCGGATTCTAAGTTAGGAAAAATTAAAGTATTCGCAGGTGCATCTGCTAAAGTGCTAAAAGGAAAATTTTCTTTAAGTAATTCATTATTAATGGCAAAATTCCCTTGTATTTCGCCATCAACGATAACTTCAGGATGATTTTTATGCAAAAGCTTAGCAGTTTCTCTAACTTTATTTGGCGTTACTCCATCATTTGACCCAAAATTGGAGTACGATAATAGCGCAATTCGAGGTTTTATGTTAAACTGTTTAACAGATTTATCAACTAATAAAGTGATATCAACTAATTCTTCGGCCGTTGGATCAACGTTTACAGTAGTATCGCCAAAAAAAACAGGCCCTTTTTTAGTCATCATCATGTACATACCAGCAACACGTTTTACGCCTGGTTCTACGCCAATAACATGTAGCGCTGGCTTAATCGTTGATCCATAGTCTTTTGTTAAACCAGAAATCATTGCATCAGCTTCACCAAATTCTACCATCGATGCACCGTAATAATTACGATCTCTAAGTAATTTTGTCGCATCCGCTAAAGAAACACCTTTTCGCTGGCGTTTTTTATATAGTGAAGCAGCATATTTCTTAGTTTTATCGTTTTCTCGCATTTGATCGATAATTTCTACGCCATCAAGTTCTAAACCATGCTCATCAATAATTTTCTGTATTTTTTCTTTATTTCCTAAAAGGATAGGAATAGCGATATTATCATCTTTTACAATTTGTGCAGCCTTTAAAATTTTATAATTATCAGCCTCAGCAAACACCACACGCTTCGGATCTGATTTAGCTTTAATGGTAACAGCACGCATAATCGCGTCATCCAATCCTAATCGTTGTCTAAGTTCTTCGGCATAAGCATCCCAATCTGTAATGATTTTTCGAGCCACTCCACTTTCTATCGCCGCCTTTGCAACAGCAGATGAAACTTCCGTAATTAATCTAAAATCAACTGGTTTAGGAATGATATAATCTCTACCGAATTTTAAATTTCTTGCATTGTAAGCTAAGTTTACTGCTTCAGGAACCGATCTTTTAGCTAATTCTGCAATCGCTTTAACCGCTGCAATCTTCATTGGTTCATTAATGCTCGTAGCACGAACGTCTAAAGCGCCGCGGAAAATATATGGAAATCCTAAAACGTTATTTACCTGATTTGGATAATCAGAACGGCCTGTAGCCATAATAATATCCTTACGGGTAGCTATCGCCAGTTCATAAGCAATCTCCGGATTTGGATTTGCCATTGCGAAAACAATAGGATTTTTAGCCATCGAAGTCAACATTTCTGCCGTAACACAATCTGCAGATGAAAGTCCGATAAAAACATCAGCATCTTTCATGGCCTCTTCAAGTGTGTTTATTTTTCTGCTTGTTGCAAACTCAGCCTTTATTGCATCAAGTACTTCGCGGTCGTTCCGGATAACGCCAGAACGATCGCACATAATGATATTTTCTTTTTTTGCTCCAAGCGAAACATATAATTTTGTGCATGAAATTGCTGCTGCACCTGCTCCATTTACTACAATTTTGATTTTATCAAGCTTTTTCTTAACAATTTCGCAAGCGTTAATCAAAGCTGCAGAAGATATAATTGCAGTACCATGTTGGTCATCATGCATTACAGGAATATTCATTTCCTCTTTCAATCTGCGCTCAATCTCAAAGCATTCTGGTGCCTTAATATCTTCTAAGTTAACCCCACCAAAAGTTGGTTCTAATGCTTTAACAATTTTTACAAAATCATCTACATTTTTAGTGTCTAACTCTAAATCAAACACATCAATATCAGCGAAGATTTTAAAAAGTAATCCCTTACCTTCCATTACTGGTTTTCCTGCTTCCGGACCAATATCACCTAAACCTAAAACTGCAGTTCCATTACTTATTACCGCAACAAGATTTCCTTTAGCAGTATACTTATAAACATCTTCTTTATTTTCAGCAATTTTCAAACATGGCTCTGCAACGCCTGGGGAATACGCTAAAGTTAAATCTCTTTGTGATGTTGTAGGTTTAGTTGGTACTACTTGTATTTTTCCTGGTCGGCCTTGAGAGTGATAATCAAGTGCATCTTGCTTTCTAGTGGTCTTACTCATTACGTAACTTATTAGTGACGCCGCAAAGGTACAATTCTTTTATGGAGCAGAAAATAAATATACACTGGAAAAAAAGCTAAAATAGCTTAGCTGAAATAAATATTGGTAAAGCTAATGAGTGCCAAGATCAAGATAACTCCTTCTTTCTGCTTTATCTTTTTGGTAAATTCATCGTGAAAATAAATTTCTTGAAAACCAAAAAGGATATCGCTACAATAAGGTTTAAGATGGTAAAATAGTGCTGCTATTTAAATTATCCTTTACTAATTTTCAAAACCATGCCAGGTTGTAAACCTGCTTTAGCTAGGCGATTGTCTCTTTTAATACTTTGAACGGTCGATCCGTCAAATTTTTCTGCAATTTCTGAAAGCGTATCCCCTAATTTAACTTTATAACTTAAATAAGCGGCAGGAGCTTTGAATTGGTGACTAACTTTCGAATAGATTTTTAACTTTTGTCCTGGAACTATGGTCTTTCCCTTCAAACCATTCCAAACTTTTAAATCTTGTAGTTCTACACCGTACTTAACCGCAACAGAAACTAATGTTTGGCCTACAGTTACTTTATGATACGTTACTGAAGTAGAAGTAACTTTAGTTGTTGCTTTTTTTCTTAACTCTCTTACGTCGTCAGTATGCGCCTGAATAATTTGCATATCTGTATCCAGATTAGCATTATTCAAAACATTATAAACTTCAGCATAATCATTATCTTTTATTTTAGGCATGACTATTCTTTTTGGAAGTCCATCCGTCCCATTCACAATTTTTTTCTTGTAAGATGGATTTAAGGCAAAAAGTGTAGATTCATCAACGTTTAGTGCTTTGGCAAGCATCGCAAGGGAAACAAATTTACTAGTTTGAACGGTATCGGTTTTTAAGTATAAATTAGATACTTGAGCAGTTATTTGATGTTTTGCAGAAAAGTTCATTACATAAACCGCAGCAATAAAAGCAGGCACATAATTCCTAGTTTCCTTTGGTAAAAATTCTCTAATTACCCAAAAATCCCTGGAGCCAGCTTTTTCAATTGCCCTGGTTACGCTTCCTTTACCACAATTATAGGCTGCAATTGCTAAAAGCCAATCGCCAAGTTCTTCAAAAGCATCTCTGAAATAAGCAGCAGCTGCATAACTAGCCTGAATTGGATCTTTTCGTTCATCAACAAAATTATCCATTTTTAGTCCGTACGCTTTGCCCGTACCAAACATAAATTGCCAAATACCTGTTGCACCCACCCTAGAAATAGCATGTGGATTCATTTGTGATTCTACGATAGTTAGGTATTTAATTTCCGTTGGAAGTTTATAATCATTTAAAGCCTTATCAAAAATTGGGAAATAATAGGTAGAAAGGCCTATCATTTTACCGAACATATCTTTGCGCTTGGTATAAACATCAATATATTGCTGTACAAACTCGTTGTAAGGAAGTGGAATTGTTTTTGATATGGAATCTAACCTAAGCTTGTAGATGTAATTTTGATTCATTAACAGCGGGTTTTCTACCAAAATTGGTAAAGCCACCGTGTCTGTATTTATAAAAATATTATTTTGAATCTTGCTGATTGAATCAATTTTAACATTTTGTGCAAAGGTTGATGTAAATCCGAGTAAAGCGCAAATAGAAGTTAAAAGTAATTTTTTAATCATGGGCTATTGGTTTTAGCATTACATATGCTACTCGCTAATGCTTATTTAAAAACGATTGAGAAAAAGCTAAAAGCTTATTTTCCTCAAAATGATTGGCTGTAAACTGAATACTTAACGGTAAACCTGCCTCATTATTGCCTAAAGGTAAAGCTATGGCCGGGTTGCCACTTAACGATGGTAAAACGGTAAAAATGTCTGCCATATACATTACCAATGGGTCTTGTAAATTATCTCCCAATTTAAATGCAGAAGTTGGCGCTACTGGGGTTAAAATTAAATCGAATTGTTGAAATAAAAGATCCATTTTTTCTTTGATCAACCTGCGTACCTGTTGTGCTTTCTGGTAATAAGCATCGTAATAACCAGCACTTAAAACGAAGGTTCCTAAAAGAATTCTTCGTTTTACCTCCTCACCAAAACCTTCAGATCTTGATAATTTATATAGTTCATTTAAAGATTTTGCTTCCAAATTACGGTGCCCGTAATGAACACCATCATATCGGGATAAATTAGAAGACGCTTCCGCAGCAGTCAAAATATAATATGCCGGAACAAGGTAATCTACTAAATCAAAAGAAACGTAGCTTATTGTATGGCCCTTTTGTTTTAAGGCTTCGATTGATTTTAATAATGCCGATTTAATTTCCGGGTCGAGTGCATCGCTTTCGATGGTTTCTCTTAATACGGCGATATTAAGAGTGGTATTATTGTTTAGATCTTTAGAATAACTAGGAACTTTTAAAGTCGAAACCGTTGAATCCTGATCGTCATTTCCTGCTAAAATTTCTAAAAGTAAAGCAGCATCTGATACAGAAGAAGTTATCGGACCAACCTGATCGAAAGATGAGGCATAAGCAATTACGCCATATCTAGAAATACGTCCGTAAGTAGGTTTTAATCCAATCTGACCGCAAAAAGCTGCCGGTTGCCTAACAGAACCACCCGTATCCGTACCTAAAGCAGATAAACACATATCAGCCTGAACGGCTACTGCCGAACCACCAGAAGAACCGCCAGGTACCAATTCTGGATTTGCTGCGTTTTTAACAGCACCAAAATAAGAGGTTTCATTGGATCCTCCCATGGCAAACTCATCACAATTTAAACGCCCAATAATTACAGCGTCTTCTTGTAACAACCTTTGCACAACGGTAGATGAATATGGAGAAACAAAACCATCGAGCATTTTAGATGATGCCGTTACAATATGATCTTTGTAACAAATATTATCCTTAATGCCGATAACCATACCGGCAAGTTTACCAGCTGTGCCTGCTTCTATTTTTTGCTGTATCGCCTTTGCCTGAACTTCTGCCGAATAAAAAAACACCTCGTTGAATGCATTGAGGTGTTTATTATTATCAATTTGCTTAAAATAATAAGCCAATAAATCTGGCAAAGTCAAAGCTTTTTGCGAAATAAGCGATTGTATCTCCTTAACAGAGCTATATTTCTTCAAAACTAAGATTATTGCAATTAAACGGTCTTATCGCGGTTTGATGGATCTACTTGTTCTCCATCCAATCCATCTTTACCATCTTTAAATTCTTTTACGCCTTTACCTAAACCACGCATCAGTTCAGGAATTTTTTTACCACCAAATAATAACAATACCACTACCGCAATAATGATAATCTCAGGTGTTCCAAGCATTGCTGCTATTGTTGTATTTAACATAATTTTTTTATTTAAACTTTTTGACTGTCACTTACAATTTTTTCATCGATAGGCGTACTAACAGAAGGATGAGGAACGTTAGAACCAATTTTTTCATCAACAGGAGTTTGATCTGTTACATGATGAGGTTCAGTATTATTATTAACAACAGTTTGTTCTTCTTCCTTGTCCAAATCCATAGCATTTATATTTCTATGAATTTCTCGTTTTACACCATCAGAAGCATCCTTGAATTCTCTAATCCCCTTCCCTAATCCTCTTGCTAACTCGGGCAATTTCTTACCACCAAACAACAAAAGAACCACTACTAAAATGAGTATGATCTCCGATCCACCCATATTTAAAAATTCTAATAACGTGCCTTGATACATCACTTATTTATTTAATACAAATATAAACATTTAAAATTATCTTCTTACTTACTAATCCAAGCCTCAGGATTTAACGGTGTTGATATTCTTCTAATCTGGAAATTAAGAATTGCATCATCGCCGGTATTTCCAATAACACCTATATTTTGTTTGGTATCTACTTTATCGCCAACACTTACACTAACCGATTTAAGGTTTGCATAAACCGTAAAATAATCACCATGACTTATTAACACAATATATTTTCCATACTGGTTAAATA is drawn from Pedobacter mucosus and contains these coding sequences:
- the sprA gene encoding cell surface protein SprA, giving the protein MKKTSTLLSVFVLFFIFSYQNSFSQVVIGKADTATSKNNFSLNEKQRLGINGNSNPFSPAPSNLKRVVEYDAVNKRYVVKELIGDKYVLQTQYLTIDQYQRLVNSELKRGNWRSISNTEVSDFRSTGIIPQIQVNSKSFEKLFGGTTIDIQPRGEAELTFLGRVNKNENPLFNEAQRVQTNFDFNQRIQMDLVGNIGTKLKIKTNYNTEAQFDFENQIKLDYTGGKDEIIQKIEAGNVSMPLNTSLITGTQALFGLKTQLKFGKLNVTSVYTQQKSESREIRITNGAQQNTFSISADSYEVNRHYFLSQYFRNTYNKNLANAPIITSPIQITKIEVWITNKSGSTTDSRDVIGFLDLGENQPFNTALFSPGTSGLPAGTTATGFPQQSNNLLARLPAGSRLTNSNDIISFFQSNGGTDNFAKLTYARKLTEREFTFQPQLGYVSLNNPLNADEVLAVAYRYTYNGVEYQVGEFSTDISFDPNNPKVLYAKLLKNETTKIALPTWDLMMKNIYSIGGYQISNVNFKLDVFRIDNETGVESPVMTEGQNTANRQWIALTEFDRLNQQNERRPDGVFDFVSVNGAFGSYVAAGANVNSSLSASNISSLVNNTNTGYVTIDPTNGRIIFPIIEPFGKDLAARFLPSEQALIDKYTFTALYDSTQIIARQLFQNKNRYLIKGNYQSEISSEFSLNAINVPEGSVKVFAGTMPLTEGIDFTVDYQGGRVSIINQALLVSGQPIRITTENNELFGLQQRSLFGTRLDYRVNSKLNLGGTIMNLTEKPLTQKVNIGEEPISNTIWGADINYSSPSRFLTKLVDKLPFLSTKAPSNVTFYGEYAQLIPGHPKTLNFAGSKNGVSYLDDFEASRSVIDLKSAISWQISGTPQMFNESQLIDNLAYGYNRARFAFYNIDPTFYNSASTTTPSNIRNNRNELSNHYVREIIEQEVFPFKETATGQALNLITLDVAYYPTVRGPYNFRTSGFRTDGSLLQPQNNWGGFQRRIETNDFEALNVGFIEFWVMDPFLYKPNSTGGDLYFNLGNISEDILKDGRKSLENGLPDTNDPTKYDETNWGRVPKLQPVVQAFANDPASRRAQDVGLDGLSDANERVKFASAINLIKSQLNATAATAIDADPASDDYTYFRGPELDQINAGILKRYEKYNGTEGNSKTAQQSQEELGLENSASTSLPDGEDINRDNNMTQSDEYFQYKVSVRPADLVVGQNFITDKVISQVRLANGNAQAVSWYQFRIPIGQYQQKVGGIQDFKSIRFFRMFMTNFADTAIMRFAKLQLIRGEWREYNATNGSAQVIVDPSLPALTPDNSSIEVSTVNIEENGKRSPIPYVTPPGILRERDYSNYRGDTRLNEQSLAVTVKTLRDGYGRAAFKTAYSDFRSYKHLEMFVHAEAVNNQLISDNDVAAFLRIGTDNQDNYYEYVMPLKITAPNTSDPDAIWPDANRMDIDLTLFQNAKLARNVAKLANGQSWPINVPFTYSDGTRTIIVKGQPDMSKVRVYMLGIKNPIRNISDELDDGLEKSVLVWFNELRLTEFDEKGGWAATARLNLKLADFADLNLSGSKSSIGFGSIDSKVSERNRADNVLLDVSSAVELGKFLPQKSGIRIPMFINYSKQVSTPQYNPRTPDIELKNALNQSTKEQKDSILNFAQDYTVRRGINFTNVHKERTSNAKPVRLWDIENFAASYAYTQFNHRDFINQNSLQNTYRGSLQYNYSKEAKTFAPFEKIIKSNTLALLRDFNFSILPSSINFRIDVDRLYSENTLRNNDPNNTIGVYKGGYGTTFNKNFNVSRVYGIAWNLTKSLQLDFNATNYSIIDEPDGKIEGLKRDTVWENLKRLGRTTNYNHNLNVTYNLPIEKIPGLNWITVKTRYGTNFNWETEPLATLNDPTIDLGNTIQNSRNLQVNPTLNLTTLYNKFGFIRNTTNDQDENMLKSFFINLLTSLKNVNINYAQTKGVFLPGYLPTTKYFGMDAGAPGLGFVFGSQRDIRDMALSNNWLTTDTLQTQLYVNTLREDLQFTGQLEPFKDLRVTLRASKAQTRNFSTNFRYVASVASFENLSAITTGDYSISYIALGTAFKESNSSTISVLFNQFMANRIIISRRLGAQNRNSSGVVGNYADGYGKESQDVLISAFMAAYTGHDPGKTKMNSFPKIPLPNWTLTYDGLTKIPFIADKLSSISLRHGYRSAYNINGFNSLLRYEESNGSSINRDANNNFLPQFQFAQVTVSEYFSPLIGVDTRFKNNLTATFELNRSRLLGLSLSNSQLAQLSENNLVLGLGYRTTKFRFPFGWFKSLKMDNNMDFKLDVAVRDNKTVIYRADVAEAEISSGAKNITLRPSVDYVLNQKFNVKFFYDSNITKPYTSQTFNTSFSNFGFSLRFTFN